A part of Caretta caretta isolate rCarCar2 chromosome 1, rCarCar1.hap1, whole genome shotgun sequence genomic DNA contains:
- the TM7SF3 gene encoding transmembrane 7 superfamily member 3 isoform X2 yields the protein MSTSSGTSLLELSLDKFKNVLLNQTIPVEAVIRNIASNVTVIIFQVHSHQKNVTISFDKNSSANSSETGVDKGLVSILRPQQSVCTWYLQSPDAKQVLSTAVSFAYSERDPIPGGCNLEFNLEVDPNIYLEYNLIDTCIKFAPANLGYARGANPPSCDSGTGQNSRWRLHYDIYQYFLPENDLSETALLNHLRKMSDVQSVRANGVRLVSLTTDEKTNVHFSSLPGQGVIYNVIVWDPLWNTSAAYVPVHTYACSLTALVDNCSSLRRLSTKIFFTTFAVLGLFICFFGHRFWKTDLFYMGFIVTGFIFFVLFTRITSLSYDVCLILTAVAGLVGGLLLVAYWWRFGFVLLCMLIVGLVLGFFFSSVIFFTPLGDYKVFRDDAVFWVTFSCIALMVPIVFVGCPRILNILACGIVGSYSVVLAIACYLYTSLAYITLDLLRRVLNDDFSQAYTNVPFQTNDLIILAVWGMLAVGGIMVQLRRERREVPFPPHPYRIWKRERERRITNILDPSHHIPPLRERIHNKLSQIKEFFRKEQPAGERTPLLL from the exons GTCTTCTTGAACTCTCTTTGGACAAGTTCAAAAATGTGCTACTTAACCAGACCATCCCAGTGGAAGCTGTAATAAGGAATATTGCAAGCAATGTGACTGTCATTATTTTTCAAGTACATTCCCACCAAAAAAATGTAACCATCTCCTTTGATAAG AATTCCTCTGCAAATAGCTCAGAAACTGGAGTAGACAAAGGGTTAGTTTCCATTCTTCGGCCTCAGCAGAGTGTGTGTACATGGTACCTGCAGTCTCCGGATGCCAAGCAAGTGTTGAGCACAGCTGTTTCTTTCGCTTATTCTGAGAGAG aTCCTATCCCTGGAGGCTGCAATCTGGAATTTAACTTGGAAGTTGATCCCAATATTTATTTAGAGTATAATTTAATTGACACATGCATCAAGTTTGCCCCTGCAAACTTGGGATATGCCAG AGGTGCCAACCCTCCCTCGTGTGATTCAGGGACAGGTCAGAACTCTAGATGGCGACTGCACTATGACATCTATCAGTATTTCTTACCAGAGAATGATCTCTCGGAAACTGCACTCCTGAATCACCTGCGAAAGATGTCTGACGTGCAGAGCGTCCGAGCTAATGGCGTTAGA ctggttTCCTTAACAACTGACGAAAAGACCAATGTACACTTCTCCTCACTCCCTGGACAAGGAGTGATCTATAATGTCATCGTGTGGGATCCACTTTGGAATACCTCTGCTGCATATGTACCTGTTCATACCTATGCCTGTAGCCTCACTGCCCTTGTGGATAATTGTTCCTCTCTCA GAAGACTCTCCACCAAAATATTCTTCACCACTTTCGCTGTTCTTGGTCTCTTTATTTGCTTCTTTGGGCACAGGTTCTGGAAAACAG atttgTTCTACATGGGCTTCATCGTCACaggatttattttctttgtattatTTACTAGAATAACCTCCCTTAGTTATGATG TTTGTCTGATTCTGACAGCAGTAGCTGGACTCGTTGGAGGGCTTCTCTTGGTTGCTTATTGGTGGAGATTTGGCTTTGTCCTTCTGTGTATGTTGATTGTTGGACTTGTGCTGGGATTCTTCTTCTCATCAGTGATCTTCTTCACTCCACTAG GAGACTACAAGGTTTTTCGTGATGATGCTGTGTTTTGGGTGACCTTTTCCTGCATAGCATTGATGGTGCCAATAGTCTTTGTTGGCTGTCCAAGAATT CTGAACATATTGGCCTGTGGCATAGTAGGCTCTTATTCAGTCGTCTTAGCAATTGCTTGTTACCTGTACACAAGCCTCGCTTACATCACATTGGACCTACTCAGGAGGGTTCTGAATGACGACTTCAGCCAAGCGTACACCAATGTGCCCTTCCAAACAAATG ATTTAATCATCCTGGCAGTATGGGGGATGCTGGCAGTCGGTGGAATAATGGTGCAGCTTCGCCGAGAGAGACGTGAGGTACCCTTCCCACCACACCCTTACCGTATCTGGAAGCGAGAAAGGGAGCGCAGGATTACTAACATTCTGGATCCTAGCCACCACATCCCTCCTCTGAGAGAGAGGATCCATAACAAACTATCGCAGATCAAGGAGTTCTTCCGAAAAGAGCAGCCAGCTGGGGAAAGAACTCCATTGCTTCTGTAA
- the TM7SF3 gene encoding transmembrane 7 superfamily member 3 isoform X3 — protein sequence MWLPRFFPSTLLVLGLACRREALVSAGAGLLELSLDKFKNVLLNQTIPVEAVIRNIASNVTVIIFQVHSHQKNVTISFDKNSSANSSETGVDKGLVSILRPQQSVCTWYLQSPDAKQVLSTAVSFAYSERDPIPGGCNLEFNLEVDPNIYLEYNLIDTCIKFAPANLGYARGANPPSCDSGTGQNSRWRLHYDIYQYFLPENDLSETALLNHLRKMSDVQSVRANGVRLVSLTTDEKTNVHFSSLPGQGVIYNVIVWDPLWNTSAAYVPVHTYACSLTALVDNCSSLRDYKVFRDDAVFWVTFSCIALMVPIVFVGCPRILNILACGIVGSYSVVLAIACYLYTSLAYITLDLLRRVLNDDFSQAYTNVPFQTNDLIILAVWGMLAVGGIMVQLRRERREVPFPPHPYRIWKRERERRITNILDPSHHIPPLRERIHNKLSQIKEFFRKEQPAGERTPLLL from the exons GTCTTCTTGAACTCTCTTTGGACAAGTTCAAAAATGTGCTACTTAACCAGACCATCCCAGTGGAAGCTGTAATAAGGAATATTGCAAGCAATGTGACTGTCATTATTTTTCAAGTACATTCCCACCAAAAAAATGTAACCATCTCCTTTGATAAG AATTCCTCTGCAAATAGCTCAGAAACTGGAGTAGACAAAGGGTTAGTTTCCATTCTTCGGCCTCAGCAGAGTGTGTGTACATGGTACCTGCAGTCTCCGGATGCCAAGCAAGTGTTGAGCACAGCTGTTTCTTTCGCTTATTCTGAGAGAG aTCCTATCCCTGGAGGCTGCAATCTGGAATTTAACTTGGAAGTTGATCCCAATATTTATTTAGAGTATAATTTAATTGACACATGCATCAAGTTTGCCCCTGCAAACTTGGGATATGCCAG AGGTGCCAACCCTCCCTCGTGTGATTCAGGGACAGGTCAGAACTCTAGATGGCGACTGCACTATGACATCTATCAGTATTTCTTACCAGAGAATGATCTCTCGGAAACTGCACTCCTGAATCACCTGCGAAAGATGTCTGACGTGCAGAGCGTCCGAGCTAATGGCGTTAGA ctggttTCCTTAACAACTGACGAAAAGACCAATGTACACTTCTCCTCACTCCCTGGACAAGGAGTGATCTATAATGTCATCGTGTGGGATCCACTTTGGAATACCTCTGCTGCATATGTACCTGTTCATACCTATGCCTGTAGCCTCACTGCCCTTGTGGATAATTGTTCCTCTCTCA GAGACTACAAGGTTTTTCGTGATGATGCTGTGTTTTGGGTGACCTTTTCCTGCATAGCATTGATGGTGCCAATAGTCTTTGTTGGCTGTCCAAGAATT CTGAACATATTGGCCTGTGGCATAGTAGGCTCTTATTCAGTCGTCTTAGCAATTGCTTGTTACCTGTACACAAGCCTCGCTTACATCACATTGGACCTACTCAGGAGGGTTCTGAATGACGACTTCAGCCAAGCGTACACCAATGTGCCCTTCCAAACAAATG ATTTAATCATCCTGGCAGTATGGGGGATGCTGGCAGTCGGTGGAATAATGGTGCAGCTTCGCCGAGAGAGACGTGAGGTACCCTTCCCACCACACCCTTACCGTATCTGGAAGCGAGAAAGGGAGCGCAGGATTACTAACATTCTGGATCCTAGCCACCACATCCCTCCTCTGAGAGAGAGGATCCATAACAAACTATCGCAGATCAAGGAGTTCTTCCGAAAAGAGCAGCCAGCTGGGGAAAGAACTCCATTGCTTCTGTAA
- the TM7SF3 gene encoding transmembrane 7 superfamily member 3 isoform X1, which translates to MWLPRFFPSTLLVLGLACRREALVSAGAGLLELSLDKFKNVLLNQTIPVEAVIRNIASNVTVIIFQVHSHQKNVTISFDKNSSANSSETGVDKGLVSILRPQQSVCTWYLQSPDAKQVLSTAVSFAYSERDPIPGGCNLEFNLEVDPNIYLEYNLIDTCIKFAPANLGYARGANPPSCDSGTGQNSRWRLHYDIYQYFLPENDLSETALLNHLRKMSDVQSVRANGVRLVSLTTDEKTNVHFSSLPGQGVIYNVIVWDPLWNTSAAYVPVHTYACSLTALVDNCSSLRRLSTKIFFTTFAVLGLFICFFGHRFWKTDLFYMGFIVTGFIFFVLFTRITSLSYDVCLILTAVAGLVGGLLLVAYWWRFGFVLLCMLIVGLVLGFFFSSVIFFTPLGDYKVFRDDAVFWVTFSCIALMVPIVFVGCPRILNILACGIVGSYSVVLAIACYLYTSLAYITLDLLRRVLNDDFSQAYTNVPFQTNDLIILAVWGMLAVGGIMVQLRRERREVPFPPHPYRIWKRERERRITNILDPSHHIPPLRERIHNKLSQIKEFFRKEQPAGERTPLLL; encoded by the exons GTCTTCTTGAACTCTCTTTGGACAAGTTCAAAAATGTGCTACTTAACCAGACCATCCCAGTGGAAGCTGTAATAAGGAATATTGCAAGCAATGTGACTGTCATTATTTTTCAAGTACATTCCCACCAAAAAAATGTAACCATCTCCTTTGATAAG AATTCCTCTGCAAATAGCTCAGAAACTGGAGTAGACAAAGGGTTAGTTTCCATTCTTCGGCCTCAGCAGAGTGTGTGTACATGGTACCTGCAGTCTCCGGATGCCAAGCAAGTGTTGAGCACAGCTGTTTCTTTCGCTTATTCTGAGAGAG aTCCTATCCCTGGAGGCTGCAATCTGGAATTTAACTTGGAAGTTGATCCCAATATTTATTTAGAGTATAATTTAATTGACACATGCATCAAGTTTGCCCCTGCAAACTTGGGATATGCCAG AGGTGCCAACCCTCCCTCGTGTGATTCAGGGACAGGTCAGAACTCTAGATGGCGACTGCACTATGACATCTATCAGTATTTCTTACCAGAGAATGATCTCTCGGAAACTGCACTCCTGAATCACCTGCGAAAGATGTCTGACGTGCAGAGCGTCCGAGCTAATGGCGTTAGA ctggttTCCTTAACAACTGACGAAAAGACCAATGTACACTTCTCCTCACTCCCTGGACAAGGAGTGATCTATAATGTCATCGTGTGGGATCCACTTTGGAATACCTCTGCTGCATATGTACCTGTTCATACCTATGCCTGTAGCCTCACTGCCCTTGTGGATAATTGTTCCTCTCTCA GAAGACTCTCCACCAAAATATTCTTCACCACTTTCGCTGTTCTTGGTCTCTTTATTTGCTTCTTTGGGCACAGGTTCTGGAAAACAG atttgTTCTACATGGGCTTCATCGTCACaggatttattttctttgtattatTTACTAGAATAACCTCCCTTAGTTATGATG TTTGTCTGATTCTGACAGCAGTAGCTGGACTCGTTGGAGGGCTTCTCTTGGTTGCTTATTGGTGGAGATTTGGCTTTGTCCTTCTGTGTATGTTGATTGTTGGACTTGTGCTGGGATTCTTCTTCTCATCAGTGATCTTCTTCACTCCACTAG GAGACTACAAGGTTTTTCGTGATGATGCTGTGTTTTGGGTGACCTTTTCCTGCATAGCATTGATGGTGCCAATAGTCTTTGTTGGCTGTCCAAGAATT CTGAACATATTGGCCTGTGGCATAGTAGGCTCTTATTCAGTCGTCTTAGCAATTGCTTGTTACCTGTACACAAGCCTCGCTTACATCACATTGGACCTACTCAGGAGGGTTCTGAATGACGACTTCAGCCAAGCGTACACCAATGTGCCCTTCCAAACAAATG ATTTAATCATCCTGGCAGTATGGGGGATGCTGGCAGTCGGTGGAATAATGGTGCAGCTTCGCCGAGAGAGACGTGAGGTACCCTTCCCACCACACCCTTACCGTATCTGGAAGCGAGAAAGGGAGCGCAGGATTACTAACATTCTGGATCCTAGCCACCACATCCCTCCTCTGAGAGAGAGGATCCATAACAAACTATCGCAGATCAAGGAGTTCTTCCGAAAAGAGCAGCCAGCTGGGGAAAGAACTCCATTGCTTCTGTAA